In Juglans microcarpa x Juglans regia isolate MS1-56 chromosome 4S, Jm3101_v1.0, whole genome shotgun sequence, a single window of DNA contains:
- the LOC121262396 gene encoding uncharacterized protein LOC121262396 codes for MAYPPDQGLYTGVLRLVLVLVGVSLVGFTVGPSMLRRLTGNSTAQVSCPSCVCDCSSEDFLSIPLGIFNSSFPDCGQGDPDMNEEMGKDFLALLSEELSLQKAVANDSMQHTKALLSDAWKTFSHYQKEAEKCSVGVETCEEGRERAERQLAEELKLSALWEKRARELGWKVNRRIYS; via the exons ATGGCTTATCCACCAGACCAAGGACTCTATACTGGTGTTTTGAGGTTGGTGTTGGTTTTGGTCGGGGTGAGTTTGGTTGGCTTCACAGTCGGGCCATCCATGTTACGGCGCTTGACAGGGAATTCAACTGCTCAGGTTTCATGTCCTTCATGTGTTTGTGATTGTTCTTCAGAGGATTTCCTCTCCATACCTTTAG GAATCTTCAACAGCTCATTTCCAG ACTGTGGTCAAGGCGATCCCGATATGAATGAGGAAATGGGGAAGGATTTTTTAGCTTTACTGTCAGAGGAGCTAAGTTTACAGAAAGCCGTTGCCAATGATTCCATGCAACACACCAAAGCATTACTATCAGATGCTTGGAAAACCTTTTCGCACTATCAAAAGGAGGCAGAAAAGTGCAGTGTTGGAGTGGAAACTTGCGAGGAAGGAAGGGAGAGGGCTGAAAGACAACTTGCGGAGGAGCTTAAGCTTTCAGCCTTGTGGGAGAAACGAGCTCGTGAACTTGGGTGGAAGGTTAACAGAAGAATATATTCATGA
- the LOC121262394 gene encoding phosphoglycerate mutase-like protein AT74: MSDQHYQQHNHKKQPLLLPKRIILLRHGESAGNLDTSAYTKIPDPQIPLTPAGLSQARLAGTNLRHLISRSSSSSHWRLYFYVSPYLRTRSTLQEICRSFSKRRVLGVREECRVREQDFGNFQVEEGMKVIKETRERYGRFFYRFPEGESAADVFDRVSNFLESLWRDIEMNRLHHDHSHDLSLIIVSHGLTSRVFLMKWFKWTVEQFELLNNPGNCEFRVLELGSGGEYSLAIHHTEEEMREWGLDSEMIADQKWRANGNRGAWNDNCPCNLDTFFDHLADSDDNEYEDSDDKTPSGASNICA; the protein is encoded by the exons ATGTCGGACCAACATTATCAGCAACACAACCACAAGAAGCAGCCACTGCTCCTCCCCAAGCGCATAATCTTGCTTCGCCATGGCGAGTCTGCTGGAAACCTCGACACCTCCGCTTACACCAAGATCCCCGACCCCCAAATCCCGCTTACCCCGGCCGGCCTCTCCCAGGCCCGCCTCGCTGGAACCAACTTACGTCACCTCATCTCCagatcctcctcctcttcccACTGGCGCCTCTATTTCTACGTCTCCCCCTACCTCCGCACCCGATCCACGCTCCAGGAGATCTGCCGCTCTTTCTCCAAGCGCCGGGTCCTCGGGGTCCGAGAGGAATGTCGTGTCCGAGAGCAGGATTTTGGAAACTTCCAAGTGGAGGAGGGGATGAAAGTGATCAAAGAGACTCGGGAAAGGTACGGCAGGTTCTTCTATCGCTTCCCCGAGGGCGAGTCCGCCGCCGATGTCTTCGACCGCGTTTCCA ATTTCCTTGAATCTTTGTGGAGGGACATAGAAATGAACAGGCTTCACCATGACCATTCCCATGATCTGAGTCTCATAATTGTATCACACGGGCTAACCTCACGTGTCTTCCTCATGAAGTGGTTCAAGTGGACGGTTGAGCAATTTGAGCTCTTAAACAATCCTGGGAACTGTGAATTCCGAGTGCTGGAGTTAGGAAGTGGTGGAGAATACAGCCTAGCAATCCATCATACAGAGGAGGAGATGAGAGAATGGGGACTGGATTCTGAGATGATAGCTGACCAAAAATGGCGAGCCAATGGTAACAGGGGTGCTTGGAACGACAATTGTCCCTGCAATCTTGATACTTTTTTTGACCATCTAGCTGACTCTGATGACAACGAATATGAAGACAGTGATGACAAAACTCCAAGTGGTGCTTCAAATATATGCGCATAG